In a single window of the Cygnus olor isolate bCygOlo1 chromosome 5, bCygOlo1.pri.v2, whole genome shotgun sequence genome:
- the CNTF gene encoding ciliary neurotrophic factor: MAAADTPSATTLRRRDLCSRGIRLARKMRSDVADLLDIYVERQGLDASVSVAAVEGVPAAAAEHWSEQTGTQRLLDNLVAYRAFRTLLAQMLEEQREQLGDADAALGRALAAVLLQVSAFAYHLEELLELESRGPPGDEGDGPPAPPRLSLFEQKLRGLGVLRELAQWAVRSVRDLRQLARPGPGAGSAPGLAEGQ, from the exons atggcagcagcagacaCCCCCTCGGCCACCACCCTCCGGCGCCGCGACTTGTGCAGCCGCGGCATCCGCCTGGCCAGGAAGATGCGTTCGGACGTTGCCGACCTCCTGGACATCTAC GTGGAACGGCAGGGCTTGGACGCCTCGGTCAGCGTGGCGGCGGTGGAGGGGGTGCCGGCGGCGGCAGCGGAGCACTGGAGCGAGCAGACGGGGACCCAGCGGCTCCTGGACAACCTGGTGGCGTACCGGGCCTTCCGCACGCTGCTGGCCCagatgctggaggagcagcGGGAGCAGCTGGGCGACGCCGACGCCGCGCTGGGCCGGGCGCTGGCGGCCGTCCTGCTGCAAGTCTCGGCCTTCGCCTACCACCtcgaggagctgctggagctggagagcCGCGGGCCCCCCGGCGACGAAGGGGATGGGCCCCCTGCGCCCCCTCGCCTCAGCCTCTTCGAGCAGAAGCTGCggggcctgggggtgctgcgGGAGCTGGCCCAGTGGGCCGTGAGGTCCGTGAGGGACCTGCGGCAGctcgcccggcccggccccggtgcCGGCTCAGCCCCTGGCCTGGCCGAGGGCCAGTGA